In Streptomyces durocortorensis, a genomic segment contains:
- a CDS encoding PucR family transcriptional regulator encodes MAEPRIPEEMLGNYAHILGEVATTGRRLTREELETRRALGREAADAGHQLRALVAMHLAHTRVAWPSAAAGNSPAVTDAVLAAVEQAVDAFAEGFERAQRLTVRREEAARREFIDDLLYGRSDLARLAERATRFGLRLSRAHAVAVATGPEAYTETDAVPRSVEAALLTRFSGRKILLTTKDGRIVCIAPGSQPDVLRYFAKQSHAATDGGRVAIGRPHKGPGGVVHSYDEALEALDLADRMGMTDPVLYTSDLLVYPVLTRDRQAMADLVRSELGPLQKARGGAEPLLNTLAVYFDAGCVAAETARRLALSVRALTYRLERIHQLTGSDPADPVHRYSLQTAVIGARLLDWPAKEL; translated from the coding sequence GTGGCCGAGCCGAGGATTCCCGAGGAAATGCTGGGCAACTATGCCCACATTCTGGGCGAAGTGGCCACCACCGGCCGTCGACTGACGCGTGAGGAGCTGGAAACGCGCCGGGCGCTGGGCCGGGAGGCGGCGGATGCGGGGCATCAGCTGAGGGCGTTGGTGGCGATGCATCTGGCGCATACGCGCGTTGCCTGGCCGAGCGCCGCTGCCGGAAACTCCCCTGCCGTGACGGACGCCGTGCTGGCCGCGGTGGAACAAGCGGTCGATGCGTTCGCCGAGGGCTTCGAACGGGCGCAGCGGCTGACGGTGCGCCGGGAGGAGGCGGCTCGCCGCGAGTTCATCGACGATCTGCTGTACGGGCGAAGCGACTTGGCCCGTCTCGCCGAGCGGGCCACCCGCTTCGGCCTGCGGCTTTCCCGGGCGCACGCGGTCGCGGTGGCCACGGGCCCGGAGGCGTACACGGAGACGGACGCGGTGCCGCGCAGTGTGGAGGCGGCGCTCCTCACGCGGTTCAGCGGGCGCAAGATCCTGCTGACGACGAAGGACGGCCGGATCGTCTGTATCGCCCCGGGCAGTCAGCCCGACGTCCTGCGCTACTTCGCCAAGCAGTCGCATGCGGCGACGGACGGTGGCCGGGTCGCGATCGGCCGCCCGCACAAGGGCCCCGGCGGGGTGGTCCACTCGTACGACGAAGCGCTCGAAGCGCTGGACCTGGCGGACCGGATGGGCATGACGGACCCCGTGCTGTACACCTCGGACCTCCTGGTCTACCCGGTGCTGACCCGGGACCGGCAGGCGATGGCGGATCTGGTGCGCAGTGAGCTGGGCCCGCTCCAGAAGGCGCGGGGCGGCGCGGAGCCGTTGCTGAACACGTTGGCGGTGTACTTCGACGCGGGTTGTGTGGCCGCCGAGACGGCCCGCCGGCTGGCCCTGAGCGTAAGGGCGTTGACGTACCGCCTGGAGCGCATCCACCAGTTGACCGGTTCCGACCCGGCGGACCCGGTGCACCGTTACAGCTTGCAGACGGCGGTGATCGGCGCGCGCCTGCTGGACTGGCCCGCGAAGGAGCTGTGA
- a CDS encoding tellurite resistance TerB family protein, producing the protein MALWDRIKESASSMQTQLEAKKNELKSGSFRDASMAMCALVAAADGSIDPAERQRVAGLIASNDVLQNFPADDLQRRFNDYVDKLTADFDFGKVSVLQEVAKAKKKPAEARAVVQIGIVIGGADGDFDATERAVVREACFALDLPPHEFDL; encoded by the coding sequence ATGGCTCTGTGGGATCGCATCAAGGAATCCGCTTCATCGATGCAGACGCAGCTGGAGGCGAAGAAGAACGAGCTGAAGTCGGGGTCGTTCCGGGACGCGAGCATGGCCATGTGCGCCCTGGTCGCCGCCGCCGACGGATCCATCGACCCGGCCGAGCGCCAGCGCGTCGCGGGGCTCATCGCGAGCAATGACGTCCTCCAGAACTTCCCCGCCGACGACCTCCAGCGGCGGTTCAACGACTACGTCGACAAGCTCACCGCCGACTTCGACTTCGGCAAGGTCAGCGTGCTCCAGGAGGTCGCCAAGGCGAAGAAGAAGCCCGCCGAGGCACGTGCCGTCGTACAGATCGGCATCGTCATCGGCGGCGCCGACGGCGACTTCGACGCGACCGAGCGGGCCGTCGTACGGGAGGCCTGCTTCGCGCTCGACCTGCCGCCGCACGAGTTCGACCTCTGA